One genomic region from Chitinophagales bacterium encodes:
- a CDS encoding diacylglycerol kinase family protein has product MMEKWMVFINPISGNNSGEQAWKKMKPLLDQMKISYEAHYTEKAFHAISLAKDARDKGYNRFVSIGGDGTINEIINGVFLSDHQNDIPKFALIGIGTGNDTIKTFGIPSKPEKAVELFSKGKFKTIDLGKVYFQNEKGERASRLFVNIAGMAFDAAVTDNANNAKQSMGKLAYLKGVFKTLSSYTPGKVKVRIDDREPIEDIMFSLNVSNCKYSGGGMLIAPHAVPDDGKFAITLIKNVGKWRIGANIYRLFNGTLEKVNGIELHSGKKVKVEASPETMVEVEGELLGAAPFEFEIMPSSIELLVP; this is encoded by the coding sequence ATGATGGAAAAATGGATGGTTTTTATCAACCCGATATCGGGAAACAACAGTGGTGAGCAGGCATGGAAGAAAATGAAACCCTTGCTTGACCAAATGAAAATAAGCTATGAAGCCCATTATACGGAAAAAGCATTTCATGCGATAAGCCTTGCAAAAGACGCCAGGGACAAAGGATACAACAGGTTTGTCAGCATTGGTGGCGATGGCACGATAAATGAAATAATCAACGGAGTGTTTTTATCCGATCATCAAAACGACATTCCCAAATTTGCGCTAATTGGTATAGGCACCGGCAATGACACCATTAAGACTTTTGGTATTCCCTCAAAACCCGAAAAGGCCGTGGAGTTATTTTCCAAAGGTAAATTCAAAACGATAGACCTCGGCAAAGTATATTTTCAAAATGAAAAAGGCGAAAGGGCTTCCCGTTTGTTTGTAAATATTGCAGGTATGGCTTTTGATGCAGCGGTAACCGACAACGCCAACAATGCTAAGCAAAGCATGGGAAAATTGGCCTATCTGAAAGGTGTGTTTAAAACCCTGAGCTCATACACCCCTGGAAAGGTGAAGGTTCGGATTGATGACCGGGAGCCAATTGAAGACATTATGTTCAGCCTGAATGTGTCCAACTGCAAATACAGCGGAGGTGGAATGCTTATCGCTCCACATGCTGTTCCCGATGATGGGAAGTTTGCCATTACCCTGATTAAAAATGTAGGGAAATGGAGAATCGGAGCCAATATATATCGCCTGTTCAATGGCACGCTTGAAAAAGTAAATGGAATAGAGCTGCACAGCGGAAAAAAAGTAAAAGTAGAAGCAAGTCCTGAAACAATGGTGGAGGTGGAAGGTGAATTGCTGGGCGCAGCACCTTTTGAGTTTGAAATAATGCCCAGTTCTATTGAATTGTTGGTTCCCTGA
- a CDS encoding YgjP-like metallopeptidase domain-containing protein has translation MLLRILKSFFYKQARKQAQKLRGDKKGKERVIDDAEKKAGRFARMKGRFVKFYAKLSLILRMLRAYISGEYRKLPWTAVFRLLTAIIYFVAIVDFIPDFIPLFGFLDDMAVLTWVLASLKVEAGRFLEWEEQQNADRKESEKKETGKKTEKPVPVKKPLPKKHKAQAGKKPLPAKPIVKRKMSAQKQNLRIAEHNIPVNIYVERRRNVRASIVKSGVNIRIPFFFSAAETEKTIHRLKDWAFKKIESSTALQNKLYPRSYYSGQKIRVQEQEFTLNLEQANRKSFSGKIKGDTIFISLPEDATAEEQSQFLPRLISNLMSKCFYQRTFNRVEAINQKYFGKKIKRFSLKYTASIWGSCSGRGGITLSSRLLLAPQEALDYVIVHELAHFEHPNHSAAFWNEVARVMPNYQEQEKWLKKNGHLCDF, from the coding sequence ATGCTATTGAGAATATTAAAATCCTTTTTTTACAAACAGGCCCGCAAACAAGCCCAAAAACTGAGAGGCGATAAAAAGGGCAAGGAGCGGGTCATTGATGATGCAGAAAAAAAGGCTGGTAGATTCGCCAGGATGAAAGGACGTTTTGTAAAATTTTACGCAAAACTTTCCCTCATCTTGAGAATGCTCAGGGCATACATCAGTGGTGAGTACAGAAAATTGCCCTGGACAGCCGTGTTTAGATTGCTCACCGCCATTATTTATTTTGTGGCCATTGTGGATTTCATCCCAGATTTCATTCCGCTTTTTGGATTTTTAGACGATATGGCTGTGCTCACATGGGTACTGGCATCGCTCAAAGTAGAAGCAGGTCGTTTTCTGGAATGGGAAGAACAGCAGAATGCAGATAGAAAAGAAAGTGAAAAAAAAGAAACCGGGAAGAAAACCGAAAAACCGGTTCCGGTAAAAAAACCATTGCCAAAAAAACACAAAGCACAAGCAGGAAAAAAACCACTGCCAGCAAAACCGATAGTAAAAAGAAAAATGTCAGCACAAAAACAAAACCTGCGGATAGCGGAGCATAACATCCCGGTAAATATATATGTAGAACGCAGGCGAAATGTGCGTGCCTCTATTGTCAAAAGTGGAGTGAATATTCGCATTCCATTCTTCTTTTCTGCTGCTGAAACAGAAAAAACCATCCACAGGCTTAAAGATTGGGCTTTTAAAAAAATTGAAAGCAGCACTGCTCTGCAAAACAAATTGTATCCGAGATCATATTACAGTGGTCAAAAAATAAGGGTGCAGGAACAGGAGTTTACATTAAACCTGGAGCAAGCAAATAGGAAATCCTTTTCCGGAAAAATAAAAGGGGATACAATTTTTATCTCTCTTCCAGAAGATGCTACGGCAGAAGAACAAAGCCAATTTTTACCGCGATTGATCAGCAATTTAATGTCAAAGTGTTTTTACCAACGCACATTTAACCGTGTAGAGGCCATCAACCAAAAATATTTTGGGAAAAAGATCAAACGCTTTTCGCTGAAGTACACCGCATCTATTTGGGGCAGCTGTTCTGGGCGTGGGGGAATTACGCTGAGTAGCCGCCTGCTCCTGGCTCCACAGGAAGCTTTGGATTATGTGATCGTACACGAATTGGCACATTTTGAGCATCCCAATCATTCAGCTGCATTCTGGAATGAAGTGGCGCGCGTAATGCCCAATTATCAAGAGCAGGAAAAATGGCTGAAGAAAAATGGCCACCTCTGTGATTTCTAG
- a CDS encoding response regulator transcription factor, with protein MSDYVPRILLVEDEESLLEAIRLNLEMEDYEVVPVSNGSEVLSIFRKERFNLIVLDVMLPGVDGFTLCEKIRLEYEHIPILFLTAKDTSTDRIRGFKVGADDYLTKPFNLEELLLRVRVLLRHHYRATRGGESLSTFEFGDFKINFNTREAEGINGKFSLTKKEAQLLKLLVERKNQTVSREQMLEYVWGYDVYPSTRTIDNFMLNFRKHFEADPKNPKYFQSVRGVGYRFVLDKE; from the coding sequence ATGTCGGATTATGTGCCCAGAATTTTATTGGTAGAAGATGAGGAAAGCCTTTTAGAGGCCATTCGCCTGAATTTGGAAATGGAAGATTATGAAGTAGTTCCTGTGAGTAATGGCAGCGAGGTGCTCTCTATTTTTCGCAAGGAGCGCTTTAATCTTATTGTGCTGGATGTAATGCTGCCCGGAGTAGATGGATTTACACTTTGCGAAAAAATTCGCCTTGAATACGAACATATCCCCATATTATTTCTCACGGCAAAAGATACCTCCACCGACCGCATCAGGGGCTTTAAAGTAGGTGCCGATGATTACCTGACCAAACCTTTTAACCTGGAAGAATTATTGCTGCGCGTAAGAGTTCTGCTACGCCATCACTATAGAGCGACAAGGGGCGGGGAAAGTCTCAGTACTTTTGAATTCGGGGATTTCAAGATCAATTTCAATACCCGGGAAGCAGAAGGGATCAACGGAAAGTTCAGCCTGACCAAAAAGGAAGCCCAACTTTTAAAATTACTGGTAGAGCGAAAAAATCAAACAGTTTCGCGGGAACAGATGTTGGAATATGTATGGGGTTATGATGTGTATCCATCTACCCGCACTATTGATAACTTTATGCTCAATTTCAGGAAGCATTTTGAAGCCGACCCGAAAAATCCCAAATATTTTCAATCGGTGCGTGGAGTGGGTTATCGTTTTGTGCTGGACAAGGAGTAA
- a CDS encoding ATP-binding protein, translating into MKIFNVKTNIIFILVICYIFAAFIWWAFLLKQKTESEYHLKIENERLQYNHEHDLPWEDQSFLQTEAHETLLQERSRQRWMILGEGAVFLILLVAGALKIKSSFQKELALARQKNNFLLSITHELKSPLASIRLSLETLLKRLSAEEKFKQIMRNSLQDVDRLSDLVDNILLAARMENNSYPFQWESLNISELAEDALNMVAERFENKRIFQTNIEADIFNIADRMALNAVLVNLLENAVKYSPEGSAVELNVREKDKMVILEVADRGGGIPDAEKAQVFKKFYRLGNEETRNTKGTGLGLYIVNNIVAQMKGSIEVKDNPGGGTLFRLSFQKKN; encoded by the coding sequence GTGAAGATTTTTAATGTCAAAACAAATATCATATTCATACTGGTTATCTGCTATATTTTTGCAGCTTTTATCTGGTGGGCGTTTCTGCTCAAGCAAAAGACAGAAAGCGAATATCATTTGAAAATTGAAAATGAAAGGCTACAGTACAACCACGAACACGATTTACCTTGGGAAGACCAAAGTTTTTTGCAAACAGAAGCACATGAAACACTTCTGCAGGAACGCAGTCGGCAACGCTGGATGATTCTGGGCGAAGGCGCGGTTTTTCTGATTTTGCTCGTAGCTGGGGCATTGAAAATCAAATCCTCTTTTCAGAAAGAATTGGCCCTTGCCCGGCAGAAAAACAATTTCCTGCTCAGTATTACCCATGAACTGAAATCGCCCTTAGCCAGCATTCGGCTTTCTCTGGAAACCCTTTTAAAGCGGTTGAGTGCAGAAGAAAAATTCAAACAAATTATGCGCAATTCCCTTCAGGATGTTGATCGCCTGAGCGATCTGGTCGATAATATTTTGCTTGCAGCACGGATGGAAAACAATTCCTATCCTTTTCAATGGGAGAGCCTGAATATTTCTGAACTGGCAGAAGATGCGCTGAATATGGTTGCTGAGCGATTTGAAAACAAAAGGATTTTTCAGACCAATATTGAAGCCGATATTTTCAATATTGCAGATCGCATGGCACTGAATGCGGTTTTGGTCAATTTGCTGGAAAATGCCGTGAAATATTCGCCAGAGGGAAGTGCTGTTGAGCTCAATGTTAGAGAAAAAGATAAAATGGTAATTTTAGAAGTGGCAGATCGGGGAGGTGGAATTCCAGATGCTGAAAAAGCACAGGTTTTCAAGAAATTTTACCGCCTGGGAAATGAGGAAACCAGGAATACTAAAGGAACGGGATTGGGACTGTATATTGTAAACAATATTGTAGCACAGATGAAAGGAAGTATTGAGGTAAAGGACAACCCCGGTGGTGGAACTTTGTTTCGTCTGAGCTTTCAAAAAAAGAATTGA
- a CDS encoding HAMP domain-containing sensor histidine kinase: MKQQRQPAQELSTTVDNVEQKIYTLRKEFLELSKPELLKKHLIEQSKPEDLLKQLSESPFELFVFDERELIFWSENKGIPGIYFARALEEGTAFIKRDNAYYITFKSVFNIRSEGEQNRQMYVLGMLPFKSQYNIQNAFLSNTYNPIFKVPEYFELSEPANNESELVNGPNGEPLFSLKIDAFERSASIDHWKILLHTLSLLWLFFLLWFLVEQIRKKIGNRYGFFALLSGLLLVRALMLIYNWPQELMKIDLFSPQIYASSYINRSLGDLAINILLIFWLIYFFYKNFDFEKINTWPKWLIRALFFTGVLGLYGGSVMLVVVLESLALNSKIPLDFNNFLNLNAYSFIALLTFGMALFAYLLLIHKLLKLKSQKAFSTFYFHLCIWLPFFIWIFVLFLLTGNLMYLFALAWTAALIMWFAKNNNVKSFGFTQLTLLLIFTAFFSSFYLDNFVQEKSLQNNKAVARKLAEERDPVTEYLFANAESEILKDPFVQNFFLKPFLSSQEITNRLKNLYFQGYFNKYEVNIYLLNREGKLIQYGQNRYLDFLTTELNENAQLTESPYLFYIPKPSGNYLYIGNLPIIYKNKLLGSVVIEFNPKTYSKTNLYPELLLDDKVKIRVSDDVSAYAVYSNGILINSYGDYPYEYNFSFPDYPNLEFYRSYDQEQGLRHLIYNGDQHKTVVITKHETSALQPISLFSYLFIIYLISSLFIILIYLASQLYRNKYFLREKWTLSFRDKIQLSMIFIIIFSFLLIGVITIMHFTSEYDGYHMERLIRKQHSVSSSVEYIIKDNEDILKEIDLRSKNLHFFGGAFDISSLSDIHNMDINIYNLDGLLINTSQPDIFKQGLLSSFINPVAFHKLDQQNKSRVITDERIGALEYLSIYVPVRNSEGVKKAYLNLPYFAKEKELNKNISSFLVTLINVYVLLLVIGAFLAYILADSITRSLSVISKQIKKIKLDKANEPIRWESKDEIGTLVAEYNKMLKELEASAELLAKSERESAWREMAKQIAHEIKNPLTPMKLSIQHLQRALAENRPNAQEMARKTSVTLIEQIDHLNHIASEFSSFAKMPRAEQEKLNIVEVLNSVVGLFEENEGLKINFESDTNYAEVLADKNQMNRAFTNLVKNAVQAIDEIDSGKIEIELKSLEGKWMISVSDNGSGIAPEIEDKVFVPNFTTKSSGTGLGLAMTRQIIENAGGKIWFESEEGKGTTFYIQFNK, from the coding sequence ATGAAGCAACAAAGGCAGCCTGCACAAGAACTCAGCACCACAGTTGATAATGTTGAGCAAAAAATATACACGCTCAGAAAAGAATTCCTCGAACTCAGCAAACCTGAACTGCTTAAAAAACACTTGATCGAGCAGTCAAAACCAGAGGACTTATTAAAACAATTGTCCGAAAGCCCTTTTGAACTTTTTGTTTTTGATGAGCGCGAGCTGATCTTCTGGTCGGAAAACAAGGGGATTCCGGGCATTTATTTTGCGCGGGCATTGGAAGAGGGCACCGCCTTTATCAAAAGAGACAATGCCTATTACATCACCTTTAAATCGGTGTTTAATATTCGCTCAGAGGGTGAACAAAATCGGCAGATGTATGTGCTTGGGATGCTGCCTTTTAAATCCCAGTACAATATCCAGAATGCTTTCCTGAGCAATACTTACAATCCTATTTTCAAGGTGCCGGAGTATTTTGAGCTATCAGAGCCTGCAAACAATGAGTCAGAACTGGTAAATGGCCCCAATGGCGAACCGCTTTTCTCACTAAAAATTGATGCATTTGAACGCAGTGCTTCCATTGATCACTGGAAAATCCTACTTCATACTTTAAGTCTTCTTTGGTTGTTTTTCCTGCTCTGGTTTTTAGTTGAACAGATTCGCAAAAAAATTGGGAACCGCTATGGATTCTTTGCTTTGCTGTCGGGGCTGCTTTTGGTCAGGGCTTTGATGTTGATTTACAACTGGCCGCAGGAACTGATGAAAATCGACCTTTTCAGCCCGCAGATTTATGCCTCTTCCTATATCAACCGCTCGCTGGGTGATCTTGCAATAAATATACTTTTGATTTTCTGGCTGATCTATTTTTTCTACAAAAATTTTGATTTCGAAAAAATAAACACCTGGCCAAAATGGCTGATCAGAGCTTTGTTCTTTACCGGGGTTTTAGGATTGTACGGTGGCAGTGTAATGCTGGTAGTAGTTCTGGAAAGTCTTGCTCTGAACTCTAAGATTCCGCTTGATTTCAATAATTTCCTCAATCTGAATGCCTATAGTTTTATTGCACTGTTGACTTTTGGAATGGCGCTGTTTGCTTATTTGCTGCTCATTCACAAACTGCTAAAGCTAAAAAGCCAAAAGGCGTTCAGCACTTTTTATTTTCACTTGTGTATCTGGCTGCCTTTTTTCATCTGGATATTTGTATTGTTCCTGCTCACCGGAAATCTGATGTATTTGTTTGCGCTAGCCTGGACTGCTGCCCTGATCATGTGGTTTGCAAAAAACAACAATGTCAAAAGTTTTGGTTTTACACAATTGACCCTGCTGCTGATTTTCACAGCTTTTTTCTCCTCTTTTTACCTGGATAATTTTGTTCAGGAAAAATCTTTACAAAACAATAAGGCGGTTGCGCGAAAGCTGGCTGAAGAAAGAGACCCGGTTACGGAATATCTTTTTGCCAATGCAGAGTCCGAAATACTGAAAGACCCATTTGTACAGAATTTTTTCCTAAAGCCTTTTTTGTCTTCCCAGGAAATCACCAATAGACTTAAAAACCTTTATTTTCAGGGTTATTTTAATAAATACGAAGTCAATATTTACCTGCTCAACCGCGAAGGGAAATTGATACAATATGGGCAAAACCGCTATCTGGATTTTCTTACAACCGAGCTGAACGAAAATGCGCAACTTACTGAAAGCCCCTATTTATTTTATATTCCAAAGCCGAGTGGCAACTACCTGTACATTGGCAATTTGCCCATTATCTACAAAAATAAACTGCTCGGTTCTGTTGTAATAGAATTCAATCCCAAAACCTATAGCAAAACCAATCTTTATCCCGAACTCCTGCTCGATGACAAAGTAAAGATTCGCGTGTCGGATGATGTAAGTGCCTATGCAGTTTACAGCAATGGAATTCTGATCAACAGCTATGGCGACTATCCCTATGAATACAATTTTTCATTTCCGGATTATCCCAATCTTGAATTTTATCGCAGCTACGACCAGGAGCAAGGCCTGAGGCACTTGATCTACAATGGAGACCAGCACAAAACTGTAGTAATCACAAAACATGAAACCAGTGCCCTGCAACCGATATCCTTATTCTCTTACCTCTTTATAATTTACCTGATCAGCAGTCTGTTCATTATCCTGATCTATTTGGCTTCGCAGCTATACCGCAATAAATATTTCCTAAGGGAAAAATGGACTTTGTCTTTCAGGGATAAAATCCAGCTTTCAATGATCTTTATCATCATTTTCTCCTTTTTATTGATCGGTGTGATTACCATTATGCATTTCACCAGCGAGTACGATGGCTACCATATGGAAAGGTTGATCAGAAAGCAACATTCCGTGAGCAGTTCGGTAGAATACATAATAAAAGACAATGAAGATATTTTGAAAGAAATAGACCTTCGGAGCAAAAACCTGCACTTTTTTGGCGGAGCTTTTGATATTTCTTCCCTCTCCGATATCCACAATATGGATATCAATATTTACAATCTGGATGGACTTTTGATCAATACCTCACAACCCGATATTTTCAAACAGGGGCTTTTATCCTCTTTTATTAATCCAGTGGCATTTCACAAATTAGATCAGCAAAACAAATCACGCGTAATTACTGATGAGCGCATAGGTGCACTGGAATATCTGTCGATTTATGTGCCTGTACGCAACAGTGAAGGGGTAAAAAAGGCCTATTTGAATCTGCCGTATTTTGCCAAAGAAAAAGAACTGAATAAAAATATCTCGTCCTTCCTGGTTACTTTAATCAATGTGTATGTACTTCTGCTGGTAATTGGCGCATTCCTGGCTTATATCCTGGCCGATTCCATTACCCGTTCGCTGAGTGTGATCAGCAAGCAGATTAAAAAGATAAAACTCGATAAAGCCAACGAACCCATTCGCTGGGAATCGAAAGATGAAATCGGTACGCTTGTAGCGGAGTACAACAAAATGCTTAAAGAGTTGGAAGCCAGTGCCGAACTATTGGCAAAATCTGAGCGGGAAAGTGCCTGGCGGGAAATGGCCAAGCAGATTGCCCATGAAATTAAAAACCCGCTTACTCCTATGAAACTGAGCATTCAGCATTTGCAGAGAGCACTTGCGGAAAACCGCCCCAATGCACAGGAAATGGCGAGAAAAACCAGCGTAACGCTAATTGAACAAATTGACCATCTCAATCACATAGCCTCTGAGTTTTCTTCTTTTGCAAAAATGCCACGTGCAGAGCAGGAAAAGCTCAATATTGTGGAAGTATTGAACTCAGTAGTGGGGCTTTTTGAAGAGAATGAAGGCCTGAAAATCAACTTTGAAAGCGACACAAATTATGCAGAAGTACTGGCCGATAAAAACCAGATGAACCGCGCCTTTACCAACCTGGTAAAAAATGCAGTGCAGGCCATTGATGAAATAGATTCAGGTAAAATAGAAATTGAGTTAAAAAGCCTGGAAGGTAAATGGATGATATCGGTAAGTGACAATGGAAGTGGTATAGCTCCCGAAATTGAGGATAAAGTTTTTGTGCCTAACTTTACAACCAAATCGTCAGGAACAGGACTGGGATTGGCCATGACCCGGCAGATTATTGAAAATGCAGGCGGCAAAATCTGGTTTGAATCCGAGGAAGGAAAAGGCACCACTTTTTATATTCAATTCAATAAATAG
- a CDS encoding histone deacetylase — MLKIAYHSAYCHPLPEGHRFPMIKYELLPEQLLYEGTISREQIHIPQQANEQTVLRAHCSDYFKRLKNILLSPREQRKIGFPLSPQLVERELIISQGTVDCAYFALDNKIAMNVAGGTHHAYSNRGEGFCLLNDIAIGALELLAVQKAKQILIVDLDVHQGNGTAEIFRENDQVFTFSMHGAKNYPLKKEKSDLDIALPDHCSDDYYLSQLKNILPPLIDKVEPDFVFYLSGVDVLKTDKLGRLGLSIEACKARDRFVFEQCRANNIPVAVSMGGGYSAKISDIVNAHANTFRLAQEVFF, encoded by the coding sequence ATGCTAAAAATTGCTTATCATTCTGCCTATTGTCATCCATTGCCTGAAGGGCATCGCTTTCCGATGATAAAATACGAATTATTGCCGGAGCAATTGTTATATGAAGGAACGATTTCCCGGGAGCAAATTCATATTCCCCAACAAGCTAATGAGCAAACTGTACTTCGCGCACATTGCAGTGATTATTTCAAACGCCTAAAAAATATTTTACTCAGTCCTCGGGAACAGCGAAAAATCGGTTTTCCGCTATCGCCACAATTGGTAGAGCGGGAGCTTATCATCAGCCAGGGCACGGTAGATTGCGCCTATTTTGCCCTGGACAATAAAATCGCCATGAATGTTGCCGGAGGTACACATCACGCATACAGCAACAGGGGCGAAGGATTTTGCCTGCTGAATGATATAGCTATTGGGGCTTTGGAACTGCTCGCTGTCCAAAAAGCTAAGCAAATTCTAATTGTAGATCTGGATGTGCACCAGGGAAATGGGACGGCTGAAATTTTCAGGGAAAATGATCAGGTTTTTACTTTCAGTATGCACGGGGCAAAAAACTATCCGCTAAAAAAGGAAAAATCTGATTTGGATATTGCTTTGCCTGATCATTGCAGTGATGACTATTATCTGTCGCAACTGAAAAACATATTGCCACCATTGATCGATAAAGTAGAACCGGACTTTGTTTTTTACCTTTCGGGAGTGGATGTGCTTAAAACAGACAAACTCGGGCGACTGGGTTTGAGTATTGAGGCATGCAAAGCCCGCGATCGCTTTGTTTTTGAGCAATGCAGGGCAAACAATATTCCTGTAGCTGTGAGTATGGGCGGTGGGTATTCAGCAAAAATTTCAGATATTGTAAATGCCCATGCCAATACTTTTAGGTTGGCACAGGAGGTGTTTTTTTAG